The region GAAGTCAACAGCACGGAATGACCTCCAGGACGGATCGCTCATGCACGCAATacccaacggaacggagcgaacggaacgatcCGTCAGCGAAAATCCGTCGACGGCCGAGGTCACGGTCCCAAAGGCCCATTAACACATCCTTTCCGTCCACGCTGCCAGACCAACAGAGGGGGCCCCTGTTGTTGGATCACTCGCCCCTTGGAGAGTTCCAGCCGTCCTGCAACCGGAACACTGAAGCACACAACCCCTCCAACTGTGGCCCAGATTGTGCCAGATGATAACCATTTGTCAGTCGGTAATTTTGTTTAATCTACTTATTTTATTACGTCCGGAACGGCCCATCGAGTGTAGCGATCCGGCTTGGTGTTGTGGAGGCACAACATGGCAAAGGGAGCAGGCCAGTTCGgtctttttctccgttttttttctcctctggTCCCTCAGACTCTCCAATGGCGCatcaaaaatcatttccagccAGATTCCATCACCAGAATCATCCACGCAAACGCAATATGGCCACTGGATGGCGCCGTACACCTAAACAGAGCTCTCCCTCGCCACGAGAAGGAATCCGAAATGGGTCGTTACGGTAGGTTCCAGTTCACTGgataattattattttccaaTGAACGACGGACGCCCTCCTCCCGTGACCTTGTGTGACAATGGTTATTAAGTGAAAACGAGAACGTGCACTTTGGCTCGTGGCGCAAGATTAGGCCCCGCACTGGGCTGCACATCTGACCAGAAAAGGCATTGTTACGCAACATATGGCCATTGACACCATGATTCGGTGCAGTGCTTCCGGTGGCACTTGACAACAGGCTATGCTCATCTGCCCCGTTCCGGGCAGTATTAATACCTGATTCGACCATTTTGACACGTGGCATAGGTTCACGCAACGAAACCAGTGGAAGGACTCTCCGGATGATCGATGTTGAGACGATTATCGGTTGTTGTCctcggtccgtccgtctggGGGACCGGTAAATATTTGAGAGTAATCCGCTCCGTGTCCGCTTGTGTCCGCTTTACCGCATAAATATTGATAAACGACGCGGTCGCCCGGGCAAAAgcaaaacccccaaaaaacaccgagACACAAACGCACGCTCGCAAATATGTATGCAAAACACATATTGACAGAGGGAAAATCAATGACCTCGggcgaaaaaagaaagcaaagggGAAAGGACAACACGTACGGAACACATGTCGGCCTGCGGGCTACCGTTTTTTGACCACCTTGACTCCCTCGATCCTTAATGCGCCATGTGATGGAGTGGAGGTTGGACAgtaaaaaaagtggaaagaaaTGTTTTGACAGTCACTGTGATGTCCGGTCACACAGTAGTAAGCTCATTTACATATCACAAAGCAAGCTGGGGAGTAGAACTTCCTTTGATCGACTTTTGACATTTGtccttttcatgtttttctctAAAGTACTTACAACAACTCAACAAACAATAGTTATGGGATAAGAAACGTTAACTCTGGCCACATATAACTAAAAACTCTGGCCACATAACCGGGATAAAACTCTGGCCACATAACCGGGAGTGAAATGCTGTAAAGGGATTTGAAAAAATCGTGGAACATTATGAATTCAACATAACAATCTGACCGCATAAACCATCACGCAACAAAGCCCACCTTCTTAATGAGACCGgcggtgttgaaaaaataactTTTTTCCTCATACTTTCACATtggatttgaataattttcaaatttaacgCAAAAAAATACTCCCCGATTTGTGGGAAACCTCCAATGGACCAGACCATCCTAGCGAGAAGGAGCGATTTGGTGGGGGTTTTAATATCAATtatgatggttttgttttactcgCACTTTCCGGAACGCAGAAATGAAGTTCATCCCGGGAAGGTAACACCGGTGATTGCACCGCGAACGTCCCTATTTCCCTCTCTTTGTGTTCTGGATCCTGGGTGCGTGGTGTTGCGGAgagatttttaaaagaaaaactttccacCGTCAACGCCATTACCTATTACTCCCTTGGTGTCGATGAGTGAGATTTGAACTCACTGCTCCACACTAAGAGAAGCTAATGCACAAGAAATTCAAATTACATTACAACCAGGGAAACACGAAAACTTGGTGAAACTTGTTTTCCTCTGTTTAAGATAACATTATTTTATGAACTTTCGGTCACAAACATTCCCTTGGCAACCTCGGAGTTCGTCTGTCGTCTAAAATATTTACGAACCCAGCACACCGTAAACCCCCCGGGAGAGTAAATTACAACCAAGCtaccggacgacgacgaatgagCAAACAATGACCACAATCCCACGGCCAATCCCGGGCTCCTGGTATCACGTCAACAGTGTTTATTGTCGTGGCCACTGTGCACCAGAAATTAAACCAAAATTATGGACATCTGTGattaaacaaacagaacacaacaGAAGCCACAACGCAGCAGAGACCCCGGGATGGCATGCGTACCGGCACTTCCTTTCAAACGTTGTGAAAACATCATTCTGCACTCCCTCTCGTCATCGTACACCAAGCTCGGTCTTGATTAGCCCACAACAACCCACTACACGGTACATTGTGTGAATATCTCCCGAATTTCGTGGTTGAcgatgtggtgtgtgcgcttgtTCCGGTGcaaaaacattgcaaaaaTGACATAAAAGGACCCTTGCCTTGTGCACAGGCAGGGCGCAGGTTGATGGCCAGGACATGAATGCATCAAGGagccaccaaccagccggtCTGTGCACGAACCTGTAATCCAATTATCATTACGGTTATGATACGGCTACAGTAGCGTACaacaaacacgcgcgcgcctccCGAGGGCACTCTGTACACTGCACTTGTCCTTTCGGTCGTCAACGCACAGCCCTTTCTTTCCTtgatgttggtgctgatgccCTGGCCCGCTCTCTGTGCATGACCCATAAAAGCTGTGCCACGTGACCTACAATGGGCGGGTAATTTACTTGTtatgattttccttttgccaGTGCACTGGCTGCCACCACCCCAGCATGCGTGGCCAGCATAGAACATAAGATTTCCCAGCCCCCGGAAAAGGCCAAGAAGCCGCAGTCGCGCACACGCTCCCATCTGGCGATTGTAGCACTCGTTGCGTGTCACCGCGACATGCACGTGCCAGCGTCCCGGGTCCCGGGAACCCCTTTCATCTACGAGCGCGCCGGGGCCAAACCGGATAATTGGAAGAttgaaaagtaaaataattTTTGATTTATTCCAATGACAGACCAGGCCGCTCTGGCCGCCCTGGCCAGACACAAATCAGAGGCGCGATGCATGGGGAATTCGGGCCAGAGCGACCGCGGCATGAACGATGTAACGGTTTGATTCGATtatccgcgcgcgcgcccgcgttaTGATTGAGTCGTAGCttccaatctctctctcacagcaATTATGATGTTACTCTAGCACGAGGCCACTGTTCGAGCACTGATTGGAATCATAAGGAAATCATCGATCATAGACCGTCAGTGACACTTACCGGTATGGATGTACGTGTGCTTCTTCATGTCGCTCTTCTGATGAAAGCGTTTCCCACAGAATCCACACGGATACGGTCGAGTATCGCTGTGGATGAGCAGGTGCGTCGACAGGGTACTGGAGCGCTTGAACGCCTTGCCACACTGTTTACACTCAAACACCTTCTCCACGTTGTGGACCGCTCTGTGGAGtttgcgagagaaaaaaagggagagaaattAATGCCAATTCCACCAGAATCGGACCAGATTGTCAACTTACCTATGCTGATTGAGGCTGATTTCGTGTCCGAATGATTTGTTGCACAGCTCGCAGGCGTACGGTCGCTTCCCGTTGTGTGTCCTCCGTGGATGAGCTTCTGCAAAGAGTAACCATGAAAAGATTCGACAGATCAGCGAGTGATCATCAACATGGAATTACTCTATCCAGCTACCTGGTCGCATCAGcagatgatgcggatgatgtgGATGGTTAAAGTCGAGGTGAGCGGCTCCAGTTCCAGCTTGCGCGACCGCCGCATTTTGTGTCATAAAGTGTCGCAACCGCAAAATGTCCTCCGGTGTCGAGGGATGGTAGCTGCATTGAAAAAGCATTAAATAAGTCACCTATTGGAAGAATTCAAACACCTAAGAACCTACTTTGCAAGCGCTGGATTCAACTGATGGCCCTGTTGCTGCAACATCGCgaagaacggaaacggatGAAACAGTGGCCGATTGAGGAGACTCTGCTCGTAGAACTGACTGTAGTTCGGTCTGCAGAACACAAAAGGACACCAAAGAAGAGAATTACAATCTGCAATCGCACCTTAGAACTCCCTTTTAGCCGATTCCTTACCGAACCGCATCGAAGGAACCGTTCGAGAGAGGCGACTTGGACTTTGGTTCATCCTCGCGCTTCAACAACGCCGACACCGAGAACGCTTCCGAGTTCTTGGGGACATGTGCGGCGATCTCGGTCGTCGGAGATGGGTGATTaattcgtggtggtggcggtgaatcCACCTCCAGCTCGATGGAAGAAGACCGGGAGCGGGTTGAGCGATCACGGGACCTCGATCTGctgcgtgatcgtgatcgactGCTGAGCGCGCTCGATTCGTAACCAttcgatgagatgagagaCAGCTTCGCTGCTTGTCCACCGAGAccatgatgttgctgttgatggagtgccgagtgttgctgctgcagatgctgatgtggatgatgtggaggatggtgctgttgcaggtggtggtggtgttgctggtgagtTGGCGGGAGTTGATGGTGGTAGACATTGTTGTTGTCCTCGTCCTCCGATTCGTTCTTGACCAACCGGCTAACACCGAACTTGATGTCATCTGGAAATTCGCAAACAAAAAGTCCAAgggtcctcatcatcatcatcatcaaatctGGATTCATTGCCCCCTGCCCAGGTCGACCGATACATTAATCATTCTGCGCACATGCACGCCCCTACGATTTGCACTTGAACCACCATCGAAGACGATAATGCGCCGGATTGTCACGGTACATAATCACTCTGCCGGCTCTGCTCTAGTTTTGAACGCGACTTCAATGCCCATGAAACATCCCCCTTCGCTGCTGGACCGTGGCTGGAACGAATCGAACAAAATGATAGCCGAAACGACGAAATGCAGCCGTCAGTAGCACACAGGGGAGCGACACAACAACGACAGTTTTGTCACTTGGTTTGTTCCCAATTCGGTTCGCCTTTCGACACGGGCTTATGGCAGAAAGAAAGGCTTGCGTCGCGAAAGACCTTTTCAGCCTTTATCCAGTTAAAGGGGATGGGGGTTTGATGCGCTATTTACGAAAACAGATGTTCCGTTTACACAGGCGAATCGTGGGTGAAAGGTGCTCCGGATTAGGTTCCAACAATtagatcatcatcaacttctTTATCGTCGACTACAATGGAACTTGCAGTAGGTTCCTCATCTTATCTTGAGTTATCTATAAAATGTCCTCAGAAATCTCATTCGTAGTGTTCGAAAATTGTATTTCTAATGTCGATTCTCCTCAAACTTCACTTGTTTCAGAGAAATCGGCAAATTAAAGTGCCTCTACAATAGGCTGGAAGTTCATTTCTAATTACCAGTCGATGGTTAATCGTTTCTATTAAATATCTGCAAAATATATGCCACCGAATaaaattttctccaaaatCCAGTGAAACTCAACACCGATTAGCAGGTGAAGCAGACCTGTGTCGCCGgcgaaacaaacaattaaaaaccAAATTCTCCACGCATCCTGATCCGCCCGGACAAAAACAATTGGCGTGATCCTTCACGCGTTTACGCCGTCAGAACACCAAAGCAAACTctcactgcaccaccaccccgtccTGTGCCATTACACTGATTGTTATTCCACCGGttttccatccagccagcgCCCAGTGGAAGGTCCGCGGTACCATAGGAACAAAGTCATTCCCCTTCTCAATCGAACTCGACAGAAAACCTCGGCAGTCAAATGGCAAGtggccacaacacaacggGCAGGGTAGTTGGGCGGGagttcacacaaaaaaaggcggaaaaagggaaaccaaaatcatcATCTCTCCCTGCCGACGCTCCCGGGGGTGTCTCGGTGTACCATGGctggaaaaacgggaaacaaatGAGCACGATAATCCGGCGGCATTAACCCCACAACAGGCGTACAGCAGTGGAAACTGGAACTCGGCCTAAACCTccaaacacaacagcagcagagtgcTTTCCCTTTCACTACTGTTCTCTTTcgatctgtctctctctgtctgcttATCCCTCTATATAACACCAAACCTTCATCACCACATTGATTGCCTTCGGTTTATTGCTTCGCAATCGCACTGTGCCCCGGCCAACATCCACTAGagaacactctctctctccctctctttctggccatcatcatcatcatcgtcatcaggagcagcatcattgTACGCACTAGGATCCTAGTGCTAGGCCCACCAAATTTGTCCCTCAGGGGTGTGATTCGTATAAGCTGGCCACCGAGCGCAGAGGCCTCCCCTCGCGTACGAGGCGCGTTCTGAGGGACTTCGATTGAGTTGATGATGTGCTATAATTTCCCTCGTTTTTCCCAACCCTCCTCCTGTGCTCCTGCCGTGTGCCAAAAACCGCACACAAAGCACATGGCACAGAGAGCATCGGGGCGagtgatttttccttttcccctcgACCGGGATGAAAGGGacgcccgttccgttccgttccgggcgtTGGCGTTCCGTGGTGCTGTCCTGGGAATAAGCGGAACGTACACAATCTGCACGACTTGGCCCCTTTGGCTGAACGGTTTGGAtgtaacaataacaataaataaataatgacAATCATCGACGAGGGACGGCCGGCGGGGTTTATTTGGATTATTTagagtttttcaattttcttcctctcgagcaccagcaccttagCAGGGGAGGCCAGCACGGGGGGCACAAGCTCACTTAAGGATAATGGAGAGTACAGAGCAGCAGTAGATAGTAAGGTGAATTGGTGGGCAACAACATTAACATATTAACTAGAACGTTCTGCACACCTCGAAGCTGCCAACACAATGCACTCGcaacaatgctgctgctgctggttctgctgctgacacCGCACCACATACTGACTGCCTGTGAGCCAACCAGACTAATGGTGATATCGATACACACAACGGTGTGTGCTCGAGGCAAGTCAATATCGATGACGATAATGATTTACAACACCAACAGTACGGGGCTCCAGCCACGGTGCGGAGCTCGTAAGTGCCCTGTAAGTCGTTGAAGTATTTCTCGCTTTTATGGCACGAGATTTGGCTTTCCCTCTGGGTTCCTGGGTCGGTCCCGGGGTCCAGCTGCTGATTGCTGGCGAGTGCGTGCGAGCAACCCCTTCTCCCCCGAGTTGTAAAAGCGAGAAAATCCTGCTATCATTCATATAGCTCTGATGTGTGTAATCGTAAGCTTAAGCGCACCCCCTCCGATCGGAATCGCTGATCGATTGTTCattatcgtcgtcgtgacaCCTTCCCCACCTGGAAAGTGGAGTCCCTCTGTGGAGaacgtttgttgctgctgaaggaggaaGATCGTTACATGATAaagcttcttcgcttcttcgaaAAGCGACGGAAGCAGAACCTTGAAGAGCCCAACGGGCGTCATGCCGGATCCCAAATCAAGTTCAGATTTACGTTTCGCAAATCTCGACTCGACAACCCGTTCGCTCGCCTCGCCCATGCCACGATAGCATCGCTGGGCAGTAATGAGGTCAGACGAGGCAGTGCGCAACGTGATTCGCGCTGCCTGATCCTTGCATTACTCCACGCCACCGCGTTTAATCCTCTTATCGTCTAATAGGTACTCGGTGCGGTGACAAGTGGCTCGATATGAATAAGAAACCCCCCAGCAGTAAGACCGCTGACATGTCAGCAGCTTATTGGCGTGATTAGCCGCTTGTGCTATCTCGCTGATTCCCGGTAGGAGCAAGAAGCAGTTTAAGTATCTGCGAGACAAGTTTGTGGACAAGTGTCTCAGCAATACCAGTAGCTCGAAATCCAGGGAGATGGGAAAGAAGGACATTGaataaacacaacacaaagtGGAGACAGAAAATGGCTCACTTGCAGCAACACGACTGACGATCAATCCGTGCCTTTAAACGCTCGCACTGGGGAGGCGAATGAACTCGGTTCGTCGACGGACCGTACCGGGAATCAATTTAGTTTGCAATATTGATGAATCTAAATAAGATCGAATTAAGCTCAATTAGCATAGATTTGTCGTGTCGTGGCACTGCGTCGCGCTGTCTGTGGTCGAATGGTCAGACACGCATCCGTTACTCCCTGTGGCTGATGTCCGATGATAAGCAAGACAATGACACAGGCACGCATGCACTTGAAATGACTTGATTTGTGCTCGTGACGGAACTGAAGTTTACCGGGTTCATAAATCATGACCGGAAGCAAATTAAAATCGTCCCCTGAATCACTTCGGCCGCTCGGCTTTTTAATCAAAAAGCATGTTCAATTGGCTCGCCGGATATCCGGCTCAATATCCGGCAATCCCTCGCTTGTTACAGCATATGCtgaacgttcgttcgctcgccggAACATTGTTTCGCCAGCCAGTGAACGTGACGCTCCCTTGAAGCTTCGCacctcgacgacgactggCACACCCCGGGAAAAGGGGTTGCAACCCCTCTCATTAGGGTAAACGGCGGACACGCAACCCTTATCCTCGCCTTGCGGACCAACCACTGAGCTACAAAGGGCCGAACGGAGTCACTGGGGACTCCCGGAGGGCCACAGAAGGGATGGAATAACTTTGCATCGCTCGCTGTTTATTTAAGTATTCGTGATCTATTGCACGCATATTGATATTAGGGTCTAGgctcgtggccaccgtggcgtcggttttctggCCAACTGAACGCTAACTACCACGGACGTCAAGGGGGATGTTATTCCCCCGGGTCCAGTGCCAATGGATCGGAACTCCGACAGTGGACCATCGTCTACTCGTGCAACAACCCGTTCCGCGACAATCAGCGAAAGATTGCGTGTCGGGAATGTTGTCTGATTTGCCGGATCTGTGGACATCCACCAGACGCCAGTCCAGGCCAGGCAAGTCTCGGTGTGTCGAAAGGAATTTAATTAAGAGTCGCGCTGAATTTGTCATTCCCGCTCCCAGGGCCCAGTGCGATGACAAATCAGTTTCCTGGTGGGCCCAAGGTCGTCTTCTTTGGCATGCTATTCCCACCAGGAATCACACGAAGCGGAATTGAAGCGAAACCGACCCAAAACATCATTTGTATCCGTTTCATCACGCGGGGCATTTGTCGAAACGTCACTATTACACCtatcagcgacagcgacagcgatggTATCGGATCGATCGGGAAACGACAATCCAtatgtggtgctgctgctggcctggcctAGGGGAACCACGGCCGGTGGCTGCCGTCGTTTTTTCCACGAATATTCCTCGAAATTCCTTCTCCTGCCAGAgagttcccctttttttcgtggtGGCTGGCGTTGCGCTAATGGACGATGATTAATTTATGACCAGCATGTTTGACGAATGTATCAGGGACGAtaaccaacaacaccaacgacGGTGAGGGCAAgcgccacacaaaaaaaagaacgtgGAAAAAAATATCCAAACTCGCCGACCAAAGCCACGCACGCGGTTAAGAGTTATACTGGTACAATATGTTTTCATCATCACTCCCGCTGATCCGGCatcttgtgttgtgtttgtctcTTCGGACAAagtcaaccaccaccaaacgtgGATTTTAATTGCCAAGCTCTCTACCTATACCAATGAGTGGTACCAGGACCGCCATATCGCTAAAGGCCAGTCACTTATCGGCCAGCTAGAATCGAATCTAcgttttttaaaaatccatcCAGTTGGATTAC is a window of Anopheles aquasalis chromosome 2, idAnoAquaMG_Q_19, whole genome shotgun sequence DNA encoding:
- the LOC126572671 gene encoding transcriptional regulator ovo, which translates into the protein MMEVSEVPATHQPTTTTTAVPVSPTLAAAPSSMHPQLPLDFSVTMVNIKLNNINVNVSAAANNNNNNMILLNSKAVASVGISAAMNDENTASASNGATIASRPASPNLLLSPASSGVNGNGSGNGASMTSAFKVVMPRGKADAPTTAPPPTNGFSPLIFNNDLLVNHYRRLLHPVAAAVPRLPNGTNGVAGAGFNDVPADVPLKVTQRDDIKFGVSRLVKNESEDEDNNNVYHHQLPPTHQQHHHHLQQHHPPHHPHQHLQQQHSALHQQQHHGLGGQAAKLSLISSNGYESSALSSRSRSRSRSRSRDRSTRSRSSSIELEVDSPPPPRINHPSPTTEIAAHVPKNSEAFSVSALLKREDEPKSKSPLSNGSFDAVRPNYSQFYEQSLLNRPLFHPFPFFAMLQQQGHQLNPALANYHPSTPEDILRLRHFMTQNAAVAQAGTGAAHLDFNHPHHPHHLLMRPEAHPRRTHNGKRPYACELCNKSFGHEISLNQHRAVHNVEKVFECKQCGKAFKRSSTLSTHLLIHSDTRPYPCGFCGKRFHQKSDMKKHTYIHTGEKPHKCQVCGKAFSQSSNLITHSRKHTGYKPFQCELCHKAFQRKVDLRRHKETQHTEIRTMVN